GAAAATGCGCTGAAACTTCTTGACCTGAAGCTGTCTGAGCTTTTCCTGGGGCATGGTCTCAAGTATGGGATTCCAATATAAACTTCTGTCGGCGATCATAAGCTCTTCCTCCTTGCCTCTGTTTTCTCCGGGCTTATGCGTGCCCGATCGGTTCACAATGCCTTTGTCATCTCTTTCAGGATAAATGCGGCCTCAACGCGCCCGGTGGGCGCCAGGATCCTGCTGCTATAGTGTCTCCCGTAGGTGGTGACAAGAATATTCCTGGCAACCGCAATCCGGTCCGACATGAGGGCTGACGCGATATCCTGTATGCGTGGAGCGACGCCTTCAAGGAGGATTCGGGAGGGACCGGAGCCGATCACACCCTGCCACTCCGCTTTCACCCTGATCCCCTGATCGAGCAGGGCGGGCACATACTCTCTCTCCAGAAAGGCGGTATAGGATTTCTCGACCTTCGGGACCAGGGTATAATGCTGGTTGAACCTCCATGTTCCGGGTTCCACCGTGTACGGGGCTTCTGCAATTCTTCCCGAATTTCTTAACAGCCTGCTGCCGTAGTTGACGATGTATTTCTGGAACTCGTCGGTAATAAGAGGGAATTCATGGGAATCAAGGGCTCTCTGAAGGCCGGTGATATCGGAAGGGGTACTGACCGCGCTGATGGTGGGGCCCGCCCCGATCACCACATGGAAGCCCCCTATGATAGGAAGGCCTATCTTCTGCATGACGGGCAGATACTCGCGCAGCACGAAATCGGTATATTCCGATTCCCTTCCTCTTACAATATCCCAAGACTGGACAAAGAGAAACATAGGACCATCCTTAAACCTTATCCGCCTCCAGTATCACCACCGTGCCGAGGTTCGCATCTATCCGGATTCTTTGACCCGATCGAATTTTGCTCGTTCCTTCAAAGACGTTCATGACCACGGGTATGCCGTACTCTCTGCCCACTATGGCTGCATGGGAAAGCGCTCCGCCCCGGTCCACCAGGACTCCGCTGATCATACCGAAAATAGGCGTCCAGGACGGGGAGGTGCTGGCCGCCACAAGGATATCTCCTTCCTCGATATATGCGAGGTCCTCTTCATTGAAGACGACCCTGGCAATACCCTCCGCCATCCCGGGGGAGCCGCAGGTGCCGATGAGGTCCGCTTTCAGGCCCGGTTTTGCCTCTGGGAGCTTTCCCACCACCACTTTGAGGGCGATGGGATCGAAGGAGCGGATCATGAAGTCCATCGCCTTATCGAGGCCGAAGCCCTCCCGCAGTATAACTGCCGGGTTTCCTTTCCTGTTCCATTCCTCCCAATCCGCGGTACGCCTTGCGGCGATAGCCTGGAGTCTGAACCTGTCCGGATTGAGGGCTGCCCTCCTTATCTCGTCGGGAATGAGAAAGAAGACGTCTTCCTCTTTGTCGAGGGCACCCGCTTCGACAAACCGTCTGCCCATATCGAGGCAGGCCTTCCGTATCACCGCATGTGTATAGAGGTCGAGGTAGAGGTTGTGTTCCTCGCTGAAACGGCTCGAGTTCTGTGCGATAAACATGAGCATGGAAAACCATCCCCTCTGCTCGGGCGCAATCCTCCCGAGGAGCTCCTTCTCCGCTTCCTTTCTCTGTCGTTCGTGCTTCTCTCTCTCGGCGTCGAGATCGAAATTTCTATCCATTTTCAGATAAAGCTTCACTCTCGAAAGTGCCAGGGAAGGCTCCTCGGCCCATGTGGGCGTATTGAGCTCGGCCATCCGCTCCATGCGCCATCCTGCTTTGTCGTTGAGAAAAGTCCGGAATTCTTTCATGAAAGCACGTCCGCTCTCGTGGGCATCGAGACGGCTTACCGCTTCTTTGATGGGGACGGTGGTGATGATCTCTTTGAGGCCCATGGCCACTGCTTTTCTCGAAAAATCCCAAAGGGCCTTGTCGATCCTGAAGCTCTCGTTATCGAAGCCGCTCATGAGACTTAAGAATGCGGGGTCCCTGTCGTCGATGCCAAGGAGCTGGGTGCAGAGCTGCTCGAAAAGGACATAGGGCACATAGGTGCCGTACATCATGTACATATGGATTTCCCACATTCTTCTGCATGTGTCGACCGCATATTCGAAGTTGTCGAGGAGCTCTATGTTGCCGGCCTTTTTCCCGTCTACCCCCTTTATCCTTTCATACCGCCCGAGCATTTCGGAGACAAAGCCGCCCCAGAGCCCTTCGTAATCTTCGAGGAAAGGTTTGATTGCCTCCCGGAATTTGAGGGCCCGCTCTCTTTTCTCAGTCTCGTTATCGACGATTATGATGGTGAGATATCCCCCTCCATCCTTGAACCTCCAGTCCCATCCTTTCGTGGTGGGGATCTGAAGGACCTCCGCGCCGTACTGCATGCCATGACGGCAGAAATTGACCCAGAACCAGCCGAACATGGGGGTCCAGGGGGGGACGGAATGAGTGCCGTCCAAAAACCACGCCGGCGATTGGGCCAGGTCGGCGTCCTCGTCGAATTCCAGACCCGGTACGCAGTCATAGGTCTTCATGAGTGACCCTTCACGGGTTTTGCGCCCGTAGCGCCCTCATCCCAGTCCGGGGGGCGCGTTGTCTCAGTGCATCGCGCGGCCGCCGTCCACGAGGAGTATCTCGCCGGTTACGAAGTCGGCATCATCAGAGGCGAAGAAAAGGGCGGCCCCTATTATGTCCTGGGCGACTCCAAGTCGCCTGAGCGGTGTTTTGGACACGTCGTATTTAGTGACATCGGCTATGGTCCTGCTCGCCTCCGTGTCGGTAAAGCCGGGGGCCACGCCGTTCACAGTGATATTGTCCGGACCCAGCTCGGCGGCCAAAGCGCGGGTCAGACCTACCACGCCCCCTTTCGACGCCACGTAGTGGACGAACCCATTCGATCCCGTGAAGAAGACTTCCGAGGTGAGATTGATGATCTTGCCTTTCCCCTGGGCCTTCATATAGGGATAGACCGCCTGGGCGCAGAGCCAGGGCCCCTTTACGTTGATATTCATCATCATGTCCCATTCTTCCATGGGAATCGCATTAAAAGGCCTACGCTCGACGCCGAAGTAGTAGGCCGCGTTATTCACAAGGACGTCGATCTTTCCGAACCTTGCGGCCGTTTCATCGGCCATCTTCCGTACATCCTCCGGCTTTGTCACATCGGCCTGAAACCAGATGCACTCGGCGCCTTTTGCAATGACTTCTTTTGCGGCGCCTTTGAGTCCCTCCATATCTTTACGGGTGGCAAGGGCGAGCCTCGCCCCCTCATCGGCGAATCTGAGGGCAAAGGCTTTGCCGAGACCCTTTCCCGCTCCGGTGATGATGACAACCTTTCCTTCGAGACGTTTCATGGCATGCTCCTTCAATGACCGTTAGTGAGAACGTGCACTCCGGTTGAGCCCCGGTTCGGCCCCAGGCAAGGGACCGAACCGGTTCCTCGCATTTAGAGCTTAAAAACCAGTCCTTTAAATCCGTCCACCCTTATGCGGTCGCCGTCTTTAAGTAATTGGGTCCCCGTGATGCAGTTGGCCACCACCGGGATATCCCATTCCCTGCCCACTATCGGCCCATGGGAGAGGCTTCCCCCGCCATTGCAGACCACCCCCTTGAGAAGAGGAAATACAGGGGTGTAAGAGGACTGGGAGGAAGGACAGACCATGATATCTCCCCATTGGATTTTCTTCAGGTCTGCGGCAGTGATTACGATCCGCGCAGGTCCTTCCGCGACGCCGGGGCTCCCGGGGTTGCCGAAACAGACGGCGCCCGTCGAAGGATCGGGCTGGACGAATTCTCCTATCGTTATTTTCGCAATGATAGGGTCTTTCGCCGCCACCATAAAGGCGCCGGCCTCATGGGGCTGCATGGATGGATCTCTTGCCATGATAGGCGGACGGGTGAGGTATTCCTTGTTGGCGACCCATTCGGCCCGTCTTTCCCGGGCGATGAAGCCGGATTCATAATTCTCCGGCATGGCGATCATGGTCTGAAGCTCCTCGGGTATAAAGAAGAACATGTCTTCAGCGGTATTGAAAGTCCCCACCTTCGCGAGACGCTCTCCTATTTTCAGCATGCAGAAGCGGAAGGCGGAGAAACACCGGTGCTCATAGAGAAAATCATGGCTTTCGCTGAAGGAGCTGGTCCTCTGGGCGAGCCTGAGGAGGCATTTGAACCAGTCCATGTCCTTGCATCCGTTCACCTGTGCGTTCGCGATTACTCCCTCTTCAACATCCTGGCGCTCCCGGGCCAGCCTCTCCCTTATGGCATCGAGGGGGAAGGGTCTGACGTCCCGGTCTGCGAGAAGATACTGCTGTATGTGAAGGATTGCATTCTCCGGATGTTCCCACCAGGTCGGCTCCACGAATTCCATCATCCGGATCATCCGCCAGCCGTATGCGAGGCCGTGCATGAAATGTTCGAGGTCCTCATCGACCCATTTTAGTCCTTTGGGGGTCTTGCGAAGCTCCTCGATGACCTTATCGCTCGGATTCGTCGAGATAATCTGATCTATGCCGTCCTGAATCGCCTTGTTGCGGAGGTCCCACATGGCCTTGTCCTGGCGGAAGAGGATATTGTCGTATCCCCTGATCAGCTTGTGCCAGTTCGTGGAGGTCTCTTTGATATTCACATACTGTTTGCAGAGGTCCTCGAAATACCAGTATGCGCCGTAGAGGGCGTACATGAAGTAGAAGTGGTCTTCCCACATCCTCTTATGGGTTTCGATGGCGAAGTTGAATTGCTTGTAAAGCTGATAGTAGGTTGCAGACTCATAGTCGAAATCCTTGAGCGCATCGTAACGGCCGAGCATCTCCGTTTTGCTCTTTTCCCAATATTTATCGTAGTTGGGCTCGAAATCATTCTTTGTTTTGTCGTAGAATTTTTGATACCTGAAATCAACCTCCTCCTGGGTTGGCACCGGCGTGGCCGTGCAGACCGCCATACCGTCTATCTCTCTCCAGTCCGACGAGCGGGTCTGGGGTATCCACGCCTCGTTACAGCCGTAAATGTGTCCGTGGACGAGGTTGAAGACCCAGGTCCACTCGAAGAGCGGGGTCCATGCCGGATAGGAGTGGGAAAAATCGACGAACCAGACCGGGTACTTCTTGAAATCTCTCTCCGGCCAAAACTCCCTCACATGCCTTTTAAACATGAACTGTCCCATACTTACCCCC
The Syntrophorhabdaceae bacterium DNA segment above includes these coding regions:
- a CDS encoding PEP-utilizing enzyme — encoded protein: MKTYDCVPGLEFDEDADLAQSPAWFLDGTHSVPPWTPMFGWFWVNFCRHGMQYGAEVLQIPTTKGWDWRFKDGGGYLTIIIVDNETEKRERALKFREAIKPFLEDYEGLWGGFVSEMLGRYERIKGVDGKKAGNIELLDNFEYAVDTCRRMWEIHMYMMYGTYVPYVLFEQLCTQLLGIDDRDPAFLSLMSGFDNESFRIDKALWDFSRKAVAMGLKEIITTVPIKEAVSRLDAHESGRAFMKEFRTFLNDKAGWRMERMAELNTPTWAEEPSLALSRVKLYLKMDRNFDLDAEREKHERQRKEAEKELLGRIAPEQRGWFSMLMFIAQNSSRFSEEHNLYLDLYTHAVIRKACLDMGRRFVEAGALDKEEDVFFLIPDEIRRAALNPDRFRLQAIAARRTADWEEWNRKGNPAVILREGFGLDKAMDFMIRSFDPIALKVVVGKLPEAKPGLKADLIGTCGSPGMAEGIARVVFNEEDLAYIEEGDILVAASTSPSWTPIFGMISGVLVDRGGALSHAAIVGREYGIPVVMNVFEGTSKIRSGQRIRIDANLGTVVILEADKV
- a CDS encoding 3-oxoacyl-ACP reductase family protein; this translates as MKRLEGKVVIITGAGKGLGKAFALRFADEGARLALATRKDMEGLKGAAKEVIAKGAECIWFQADVTKPEDVRKMADETAARFGKIDVLVNNAAYYFGVERRPFNAIPMEEWDMMMNINVKGPWLCAQAVYPYMKAQGKGKIINLTSEVFFTGSNGFVHYVASKGGVVGLTRALAAELGPDNITVNGVAPGFTDTEASRTIADVTKYDVSKTPLRRLGVAQDIIGAALFFASDDADFVTGEILLVDGGRAMH
- a CDS encoding PEP-utilizing enzyme; translation: MGQFMFKRHVREFWPERDFKKYPVWFVDFSHSYPAWTPLFEWTWVFNLVHGHIYGCNEAWIPQTRSSDWREIDGMAVCTATPVPTQEEVDFRYQKFYDKTKNDFEPNYDKYWEKSKTEMLGRYDALKDFDYESATYYQLYKQFNFAIETHKRMWEDHFYFMYALYGAYWYFEDLCKQYVNIKETSTNWHKLIRGYDNILFRQDKAMWDLRNKAIQDGIDQIISTNPSDKVIEELRKTPKGLKWVDEDLEHFMHGLAYGWRMIRMMEFVEPTWWEHPENAILHIQQYLLADRDVRPFPLDAIRERLARERQDVEEGVIANAQVNGCKDMDWFKCLLRLAQRTSSFSESHDFLYEHRCFSAFRFCMLKIGERLAKVGTFNTAEDMFFFIPEELQTMIAMPENYESGFIARERRAEWVANKEYLTRPPIMARDPSMQPHEAGAFMVAAKDPIIAKITIGEFVQPDPSTGAVCFGNPGSPGVAEGPARIVITAADLKKIQWGDIMVCPSSQSSYTPVFPLLKGVVCNGGGSLSHGPIVGREWDIPVVANCITGTQLLKDGDRIRVDGFKGLVFKL